A part of Candidatus Methanoperedens sp. genomic DNA contains:
- a CDS encoding PGF-CTERM sorting domain-containing protein: MNSKRLAGLLLVSIVILTAAPTTFARPEYLTNLTEIYGTGSCDTCHLSGASGGPRTAYGTSFESQPNYATDPKTALLNIGAPAGATVTIGTTTTAATPGTTAGTPATGFGAGTATATVTGTVSRTATATPASGFGTGTATGTVAVTTATATPASGFGTGTTTETATAGTTTGITTTTPTSGTTARTTPRSPGFGIVVSLVGLFAWAILGRRKNK, encoded by the coding sequence ATGAATAGTAAAAGATTAGCTGGATTACTTTTGGTATCAATAGTAATTCTTACAGCAGCACCGACAACTTTTGCAAGACCCGAATATCTTACAAATCTTACGGAAATTTATGGCACAGGGTCATGTGATACTTGCCATCTTAGTGGTGCAAGCGGGGGACCACGTACAGCCTACGGAACATCATTTGAAAGTCAGCCTAACTATGCTACCGATCCCAAAACAGCATTGTTAAATATAGGGGCACCAGCGGGCGCAACTGTAACAATTGGCACAACAACCACGGCAGCAACACCAGGAACTACCGCAGGAACACCAGCAACAGGATTTGGCGCAGGAACTGCCACTGCAACAGTTACAGGAACAGTTTCAAGAACTGCCACTGCAACACCAGCATCAGGATTTGGCACAGGAACGGCTACGGGAACAGTAGCAGTAACTACAGCAACAGCAACACCAGCATCAGGATTTGGCACAGGAACTACTACAGAAACAGCAACAGCAGGAACTACCACAGGAATTACCACAACAACACCAACATCAGGGACTACCGCAAGAACAACACCAAGGTCTCCCGGATTCGGAATTGTAGTTTCTCTGGTTGGATTATTTGCCTGGGCTATTCTTGGAAGGCGAAAAAATAAATAA
- a CDS encoding DUF2099 family protein, protein MAKDRHVMEALGKTRVVVENGKVVEVGEPQTEYCPIFDKVRGIKKFTSKSAQENIEFRIKDFGLFTKDRAIEMEIFVGFGASETFMTGLRRGLIDTSVTACDGAGTVITSNPKLAQGMGSRISGLSETTPIPELIERIQEVNGIVLDPATAALDQVAGVKKAIGLGYKKIGVSVTNARDVREIRALEKKHNVQVIAFGVHTTGMPEDEAKEFIDLVDMTTGCTSKWIRGCVPGKTIAQFGTAIPIFAITQCGKEMLLERAKEVTDPILINTMKLPVQPDEKQPRPLI, encoded by the coding sequence ATGGCAAAAGACAGACATGTTATGGAAGCTCTCGGAAAAACCCGGGTAGTTGTTGAGAATGGAAAAGTCGTTGAAGTCGGTGAACCTCAGACAGAATACTGCCCTATATTTGATAAGGTGCGAGGGATCAAGAAATTCACCTCAAAATCCGCACAGGAAAATATCGAGTTCAGGATAAAGGATTTCGGCCTTTTCACGAAGGACAGGGCTATCGAAATGGAAATATTTGTAGGGTTTGGGGCAAGTGAGACTTTCATGACAGGATTGCGCCGGGGTCTTATTGATACCAGCGTGACTGCATGCGATGGTGCAGGCACTGTAATCACGAGCAACCCAAAACTTGCTCAGGGTATGGGGTCTCGCATTTCAGGATTGTCCGAGACCACGCCAATACCTGAGCTTATTGAACGGATACAGGAAGTCAATGGTATTGTTCTTGACCCTGCAACAGCTGCTCTTGACCAGGTGGCAGGCGTGAAAAAAGCAATAGGATTGGGTTATAAAAAAATTGGTGTTTCTGTAACGAATGCCAGGGATGTCCGGGAAATAAGGGCGCTTGAGAAAAAACATAATGTCCAGGTGATCGCATTCGGCGTCCATACTACAGGAATGCCTGAAGATGAAGCAAAAGAGTTCATAGACCTTGTGGATATGACCACTGGCTGCACTTCAAAATGGATCCGTGGCTGCGTACCGGGGAAGACTATCGCCCAGTTCGGTACTGCAATCCCCATATTTGCAATAACACAATGCGGCAAAGAGATGCTGCTTGAGCGGGCAAAAGAAGTGACTGATCCCATCCTGATAAATACGATGAAACTGCCTGTACAGCCGGATGAGAAGCAGCCAAGGCCGCTTATTTAA